In one Nicotiana sylvestris chromosome 8, ASM39365v2, whole genome shotgun sequence genomic region, the following are encoded:
- the LOC138875020 gene encoding uncharacterized protein gives MPTSKLAKWKILLSEFDIVYVTQKVVKGQELEDHLAENPVDGRYKPLKTYFPDEEVRGEWMTKNSKILPYLHHVQDLRKSFTKMQFQHVPRIQNEFADALATLSSIIQHPNKNFIDLILMKIHNKPSYCAHVKEEADEKPWFHNIKEYLAKREYLELANPTQKCIFRRLSNNFFHNRGILYRKTPNMGLLRCVDAKEASRLLEEIHVGTCGPYMNGFVLAKMILWAGYFWMTMETVCIQYVRKFHR, from the exons atgcccaccagcaagctagccaagtggaaaatcctgttgagtgagttcgacattgtttacgtaactcagaaagtggTCAAGGGACAGGAACTGgaagaccaccttgctgaaaaccccgtggatggaagatacaaacccttgaaaacgtattttcctgatgaagag gtacgaggagaatggatgaccaagaactccaagatactcccatatctACATCACGTACAGGACTTGAGAAAGAGCTTCACGAAGATgcaattccagcatgttcctagaatccagaatgagttcgctgatgcattggctaccctatcatctataaTACAACATCctaacaagaatttcattgatctaaTTCTAATGAAAATCCATAATAAGCCatcttactgtgcccatgtcaaagaggaagcagacgaaaaaccttggtttcataatatcaaggaatatttggcaaaaagagagtacctagagcttgcaaatcctactcaaaaaTGCATatttcggaggttgtccaacaacttctttcacaacagaggaatcctgtataggaagACTCCCAATATGGGATTATtgagatgtgtcgacgcaaaggaagcatccaggttactagaggaaattcatgttgggacctgtggtccatatatgaacggttttgtcttagcaaaaatgatactctgggctggttacttttggatgactatggaaacggtcTGCATCCAGTATGTACGGAAATTCCATCGATga